From Verrucomicrobia bacterium S94, the proteins below share one genomic window:
- a CDS encoding YjgP/YjgQ family permease, with the protein MKILARYLFMNLFQPLIYLLIAFALLFIIGDLMDTMKDFNKILSASSGTGFWDVGRIMLHYYSLQLPSMVIFIVPICLLLATLYSLSQMTRHSEIVAMRASGVSIYRIVRPYLLLGFFCFLFTAVVNEYTGPKYAYRAHQLLESKTKASDDVYFENIAYKNPTLGHEWHIVGFDTRSYTMQGITLRIRREDGSDREKITAKKGHWLDRRWWFEDGEIQRFDENNTRLGPPETFQTLEMRYLKERPEEFMREAKDSAHQSSLELYEYIRTHQHLSLREIRSDLVDLHHKLTMPFICIIAVLIGIPVGTHTGRKGALSGIMMAIGLFFTFYATQFTMEYLAKQLYIQPWIGAWSAIIAFFFIGTALIYRMR; encoded by the coding sequence ATGAAAATTCTCGCCCGATACCTGTTCATGAATCTGTTTCAGCCGCTGATCTATCTGCTGATCGCGTTTGCACTGCTATTTATCATCGGCGATCTCATGGACACCATGAAGGATTTCAACAAAATCCTGTCCGCCTCCAGCGGAACCGGATTCTGGGACGTCGGCCGCATTATGCTGCACTACTACAGCCTGCAGCTGCCTTCCATGGTCATTTTCATTGTGCCCATCTGCCTGCTTCTGGCCACCCTTTACAGCCTCTCACAAATGACCCGCCACAGCGAAATTGTGGCCATGCGCGCCAGCGGGGTCAGCATCTACCGCATCGTACGCCCCTACCTGCTGTTAGGCTTCTTCTGCTTCCTGTTCACCGCGGTGGTGAACGAGTATACCGGACCGAAATATGCCTACCGCGCACATCAGTTACTGGAAAGCAAAACCAAAGCCAGCGATGATGTCTATTTTGAAAATATCGCCTATAAAAACCCGACACTCGGACACGAATGGCACATCGTCGGCTTCGATACCCGCTCCTACACCATGCAGGGCATCACGCTGCGGATTCGACGCGAAGACGGCTCGGACCGCGAAAAAATCACAGCAAAAAAAGGCCACTGGCTCGACCGCCGCTGGTGGTTCGAAGATGGTGAAATACAGCGTTTCGATGAAAACAACACCCGACTCGGCCCGCCCGAAACGTTTCAGACGCTGGAAATGCGTTATCTCAAAGAACGCCCCGAAGAATTCATGCGCGAAGCCAAAGACTCCGCCCACCAGTCATCGCTTGAACTCTACGAATATATCAGAACCCACCAACATCTCTCTCTGCGCGAAATCAGAAGCGATCTCGTCGACCTGCACCACAAACTGACTATGCCCTTCATCTGCATCATTGCCGTGCTGATCGGCATTCCCGTAGGCACACACACCGGACGCAAAGGCGCACTCTCAGGCATCATGATGGCCATCGGCCTCTTTTTCACCTTTTATGCCACACAGTTCACCATGGAATACCTCGCCAAACAGCTGTACATCCAACCCTGGATCGGTGCATGGTCCGCCATTATCGCCTTCTTTTTTATCGGCACCGCCCTGATTTACCGGATGCGGTAG
- a CDS encoding divalent-cation tolerance protein CutA, translating to MNDRNVYMVYVTAGDDAEAKRIARAVVQERLAACANILGGIQSVYSWRGDICEDHEVALILKTSGECKNELISRIREIHSYETPCIVFLPISDGHPAFLDWIDGETRGNGFGAAGDESILFFGCWSRQSSGYCRAAAESWRGGI from the coding sequence ATGAATGACCGCAACGTTTATATGGTGTATGTTACGGCCGGCGACGATGCTGAGGCCAAACGCATTGCCCGTGCGGTCGTGCAGGAGCGGTTGGCGGCCTGCGCCAATATTCTCGGCGGTATTCAGTCTGTCTATTCATGGAGAGGCGATATCTGTGAAGATCATGAAGTTGCGCTTATCCTTAAAACATCGGGTGAATGTAAAAATGAACTCATTTCCCGGATTCGAGAAATCCACTCCTATGAAACGCCCTGTATTGTCTTCCTGCCCATCAGCGATGGTCATCCCGCTTTTCTGGACTGGATAGACGGGGAAACCCGGGGGAATGGTTTCGGGGCGGCCGGGGATGAATCTATTCTGTTTTTCGGCTGCTGGAGCCGTCAATCGTCGGGGTATTGCCGTGCGGCAGCGGAGAGCTGGCGGGGCGGGATATAG
- the zwf gene encoding glucose-6-phosphate dehydrogenase, with translation MLFSGFSDQSRAHDPATIVIFGASGDLTHRKLIPALFVAYMQDLLPEQFRVVGFARRDYNDDIFRDMMADSIRKFTRLPAGEELIRRFVAHLDYHRGDLSSPDAYVALKERLAGEAYPENHLFYLSIIPDLFHTAVHNLQETGMIRDPEDEHWTRVVIEKPFGKDLESAIALNKELLEHLDETQIYRIDHYLGKETVQNILSFRFANAIFEPVFNRSYVDHIQITASETVGMEKGRGGYYDEYGALRDMVTNHLLQLLCLVTMEAPGDLSAESIRNEKVKLLNATKLDIRKDISDAVCRGQYAEGVDSDGNKIKGYLQEERIDPQSNTDSFTALRLSINNWRWAGVPILLRTGKRMAKKTTEIAVQFKVPPLQLFQQVECEGDVCDITRIKPNTLIFRIQPDEGIFLKVGTKRPGMRFVVEDVDMDFSYSGKWNQSLPEAYERLLLDTLHGDSTLFTRSDEVAAEWRVVQPILDNLDQLKPFAYPPGEWGVKEADRLFDGVEGMWRNGKSVKVSGANSALDSAKL, from the coding sequence ATGCTTTTTTCAGGATTCAGCGATCAGAGCCGTGCACATGATCCGGCGACTATTGTGATTTTCGGGGCGTCCGGCGACCTGACCCATCGTAAACTGATTCCGGCGCTTTTTGTGGCCTATATGCAGGATCTGCTGCCCGAACAGTTCCGCGTAGTCGGTTTTGCGCGGCGGGATTATAACGATGATATATTCCGTGATATGATGGCTGATTCGATTCGTAAATTCACCCGGCTTCCGGCCGGTGAAGAACTGATCCGCCGTTTTGTTGCACATCTTGATTATCATCGGGGCGACCTCTCCAGTCCGGATGCCTACGTGGCACTGAAAGAGCGCCTGGCCGGAGAGGCCTATCCGGAAAATCATCTGTTCTACCTTTCCATCATTCCGGATCTGTTTCACACCGCAGTACATAATCTTCAGGAAACCGGCATGATCCGCGATCCGGAGGATGAGCATTGGACCCGTGTGGTGATTGAAAAACCGTTCGGAAAGGATCTGGAATCGGCGATTGCGCTGAATAAGGAACTGCTCGAGCATCTGGATGAAACGCAGATCTATCGCATCGACCACTATCTCGGAAAAGAGACGGTGCAGAATATCCTGTCGTTCCGCTTTGCCAACGCCATCTTTGAGCCGGTGTTCAACCGTTCCTATGTCGACCATATCCAGATCACGGCTTCCGAGACGGTCGGGATGGAAAAAGGGCGGGGCGGTTATTACGACGAATATGGTGCGCTGCGCGATATGGTGACCAATCATCTGCTGCAGCTGCTCTGTCTGGTAACGATGGAGGCGCCTGGTGATCTTTCCGCCGAGTCGATCCGGAATGAAAAGGTAAAACTCCTGAATGCCACGAAGCTGGATATCCGGAAGGATATTTCCGATGCCGTCTGTCGTGGGCAGTATGCGGAGGGCGTGGATTCGGACGGAAATAAAATTAAGGGGTATCTGCAGGAAGAGCGGATTGATCCGCAGTCGAATACGGATTCGTTTACGGCTCTGCGGCTGAGTATTAACAACTGGCGCTGGGCCGGTGTGCCGATTCTGCTGCGGACCGGAAAGCGCATGGCCAAAAAAACCACGGAGATTGCGGTGCAGTTCAAAGTGCCGCCGCTGCAGCTTTTCCAGCAGGTGGAATGCGAGGGCGATGTCTGTGACATTACGCGCATTAAACCCAATACGCTGATTTTCCGCATTCAGCCCGATGAAGGGATTTTCCTTAAAGTGGGGACCAAACGTCCCGGTATGCGGTTTGTTGTGGAGGATGTCGATATGGATTTCTCCTATTCCGGAAAATGGAACCAGTCGCTGCCTGAAGCGTATGAACGGCTGCTGCTGGATACGCTGCATGGTGATTCCACGCTGTTCACCCGGTCTGACGAGGTGGCGGCCGAGTGGCGTGTGGTTCAGCCGATTCTCGATAATCTGGATCAGCTTAAACCGTTTGCCTATCCGCCTGGAGAGTGGGGGGTGAAAGAAGCGGACCGGCTTTTCGATGGCGTGGAAGGGATGTGGCGCAACGGTAAATCGGTGAAGGTTTCCGGGGCGAACTCGGCATTGGATAGCGCGAAGCTTTAG